In a single window of the Acyrthosiphon pisum isolate AL4f chromosome X, pea_aphid_22Mar2018_4r6ur, whole genome shotgun sequence genome:
- the LOC100167876 gene encoding histone deacetylase 4 isoform X7 encodes MTRESIVSSYNTEDALGDRPLELVQPTNHVHEHTIHHQILELKKQQQLQQQYLLEQFQAQQQQLAEQHEQQLRQHLKTCVMQDLWEKKRELEEKEQREKKEEEKLETIKKKEKHEQSAIASSEVKQILQGFLLSKKHREAASSSSIQSQQSYHSWGILQSQQSEPNVMPSSLSPSSSGSNITPYRFVGRYEDDFPLRKTASEPNLLKIRLKQRMFDRRNNPIARPKERFGNRVSKLAIETSPSGSTPGSGPNSPPILIPNCRNSPSTGATTPIKEEGEISFGHMSNNKSDQSSSVADISALYTSPSMPNISLGRPPSNSDGSKLSSVSEAEVRAAFTARLGAPLTGQMLSSTLPYYPTLPVMDTSQSFIQKQMRSLESRQTTTIPSFHPAPITDTQVAHARLNKAGHRPLGRTQSAPLPLGHPMLNSTVPGQQLSVHYEDYELPLQQLSTHYLKQQIRHTVLTRAGSRAHLANNSSLINEDQEDNAKVIDLTGGPRTSTDNGLKNKSQSFLQQQRDLMMRQTSQSNDISLLANRNTHVTLPLVRTYSSPLDATVSTGGINSDTSTSSSSPYLSSTSLNSSGTKLSASPHRPNTGLAFDSLMLKHACKCGNNAIHPEHSGRLQSVWARLIETGLARRCDKLRPRKATIEELQTCHTEPHTLLFGTNLASRQKMDSSKLAELPVKALVRLPCGGLGVDSDTTWNELHTAPAARMAVGCVIDLAFKAALGDIKNGFAIVRPPGHHAEANQAMGFCFFNSIAVACRLLQQRQAVRRILIVDWDVHHGNGTQQIFYDDRSVLYLSIHRHDEGNFFPGTGAPGECGAGSGLGYNVNIAWSGGLQPPLGDAEYLAAFRTVVMPIARDYAPEIILVSAGFDAASGHPAPLGGYNVTPACFAYMTQQLMQIADGKVILSLEGGYDLTAICDSAEECVRALLEDDVTPIVQSELHRTPCQNAIKTLQKTIAIQLPHWPVLKKLAHTVSCSAVEATLCEENETVSAMASLSMTRHRIQSSEPSEEPMEEDCEDDK; translated from the exons atgaCTCGTGAATCAATAGTAAGCAGTTACAATACTGAAGATGCATTGGGGGACAGGCCATTGGAATTAGTTCAACCTACTAATCATGTCCACGAACACACAATACATCATCAAATATTGGAG ttaaaaaagcaACAACAACttcaacaacaatatttattggAACAATTCCAAGCTCAACAACAACAGTTAGCCGAGCAACACGAACAACAACTCCGGCAACAtcttaaa acaTGTGTTATGCAGGATTTATGGGAAAAAAAACGGGAACTTGAAGAAAAAGAACAGCGTGAAAAAAAGGAAGAAGAAAAATtggaaaccataaaaaaaaaagaaaaacatgaaCAAAGTGCTATTGCGTCATCCGAagttaaacaaattttacag GGGTTTCTGCTGAGTAAAAAACATCGAGAAGCAGCATCAAGCAGCTCTATACAATCCCAACAATCATACCATAGTTG GGGTATCTTACAATCTCAGCAGTCGGAACCAAACGTAATGCCTAGTAGTTTAAGTCCATCATCTAGTGGGTCAAATATTACACCGTATAGATTTGTTGGGCGGTACGAAGATGATTTTCCTCTTAGAAAaacag CGTCCGAACCGAATTTGCTCAAAATCAGATTGAAACAGCGCATGTTCGACAGACGTAACAATCCAATCGCACGGCCCAAAGAAAGATTCGGCAACAGAGTGTCTAAGCTCGCAA tagaGACATCGCCGTCGGGTAGCACCCCCGGTTCTGGACCTAATTCTCCTCCTATACTCATACCAAATTGTCGAAATTCACCTTCAACTGGAGCCACAACTCCAATTAAAgaa gaaGGAGAAATTTCATTTGGACATATGTCTAATAATAAATCAGACCAAAGCAGTAGTGTTGCTGATATATCTGCATTATATACAAGTCCTTCAATGCCTAATATATCACTAGGTAGACCACCATCAAATtcg GACGGATCAAAATTATCGTCTGTTTCGGAAGCTGAAGTCCGTGCTGCGTTTACTGCAAGATTAGGTGCACCACTTACTGGTCAAATGTTGTCAAGTACATTGCCATATTATCCTACACTTccag TAATGGATACATCTCAAAGTTTCATTCAAAAACAAATGCGAAGTCTCGAGTCCAGACAAACTACTACTATTCCATCATTTCATCCTGCACCTATTACTGACACTCAAGTGGCACATGCTAGGTTGAATAAAGCTGGGCACAGACCACTGGGTCGTACGCAGTCAGCACCGCTACCTCTTGGGCATCCAATGTTGAACAGCACTGTACCAGGTCAACAACTAAGTGTTCATTATGAAGATTACGAATTACCACTTCAGCAACTTAGCACACATTATTTGAaacaa caaattcgTCATACCGTTTTGACTCGAGCTGGAAGTCGGGCTCATTTGGCTAATAACAGTAGTTTAATTAATGAAGACCAAGAAGATAATGCAAAG GTGATTGATTTGACTGGTGGTCCAAGAACATCCACAGATAatggtttgaaaaataaaagtcaaTCATTTTTACAACAACAACGTGACCTAATGATGCGACAAACATCTCAATCCAATGATA tttcaCTTTTAGCAAATCGGAATACACATGTTACTCTTCCTTTAGTTAGAACATATTCCAGTCCTTTAGATGCTACCGTAAGTACAGGAGGCATTAACTCTGACACATctacatcatcatcatcaccatACCTTTCATCTACTAGCCTTAATTCTTCTGGCACTAAACTATCAGC AAGTCCACACCGGCCTAATACTGGTCTAGCATTTGACAGTTTGATGTTGAAACATGCTTGCAAATGTGGCAACAACGCTATACATCCAGAACATAGTGGACGGCTTCAAAGTGTTTGGGCTCGATTGATTGAAACAGGATTAGCTAGACGATGTGATAAGTTGAGACCACGCAAAGCTACAATCGAAGAATTACAGACATGCCATACTGAACCGCACACTCTTTTATTTG gTACAAACCTTGCGAGTCGTCAAAAAATGGATAGTTCTAAATTAGCAGAATTGCCAGTAAAAGCATTGGTACGATTGCCTTGCGGTGGATTAGGTGTAGATTCTGACACTACATGGAACGAATTGCATACAGCACCAGCTGCTCGTATGGCTGTTGGTTGTGTTATTGATTTGGCTTTTAAAG ctgCCCTGGGTGATATAAAAAATGGCTTTGCTATTGTACGTCCACCTGGTCATCATGCGGAAGCTAATCAAGCTAtgggattttgtttttttaattcaattgcTGTTGCTTGTCGTCTGTTACAACAAAGGCAAGCCGTACGACGTATACTTATTGTTGATTGG gatGTTCACCATGGTAACGGTACACAACAAATTTTCTATGACGATAGAAGTGTTCTATATTTATCTATTCATCGACATGATGAAGGTAACTTCTTTCCAGGAACTGGTGCACCTGGTGAG tgtgGAGCTGGCAGTGGTCTAGGATACAATGTGAATATTGCATGGAGTGGTGGTCTACAACCTCCACTAGGTGATGCTGAGTATTTAGCAGCTTTTCGAACAGTAGTAATGCCTATTGCTCGG GATTATGCTCCAGAAATCATTTTGGTATCCGCTGGTTTTGATGCGGCTTCAGGTCATCCAGCTCCATTGGGTGGTTATAATGTAACCCCTGCTTGCTTTGCTTACATGACACAACAGTTAATGCAAATTGCAGATGgaaag GTAATTTTATCATTAGAAGGAGGATATGATCTGACTGCAATATGTGACAGTGCAGAAGAATGTGTACGTGCACTGCTTGAAGATGACGTAACACCAATTGTACAGTCTGAGCTTCATCGGACCCCTTGTCAAAACGCcataaaaacattacaaaaaaccATCGCAATtcag TTGCCTCACTGGCCTGTGTTAAAAAAACTAGCACACACAGTATCGTGCAGTGCTGTGGAAGCTACTTTATGTGAAGAAAACGAAACAGTTAGTGCTATGGCTTCATTATCAATGACCAGGCATAGAATTca aagTTCAGAACCTAGTGAAGAACCAATGGAAGAAGACTGCGAGGATGATAAATAG
- the LOC100167876 gene encoding histone deacetylase 4 isoform X2, whose translation MSDDHSEPNSKITDNIKSIRSIEISSAFTQLSQKTEMTRESIVSSYNTEDALGDRPLELVQPTNHVHEHTIHHQILELKKQQQLQQQYLLEQFQAQQQQLAEQHEQQLRQHLKTCVMQDLWEKKRELEEKEQREKKEEEKLETIKKKEKHEQSAIASSEVKQILQGFLLSKKHREAASSSSIQSQQSYHSWGILQSQQSEPNVMPSSLSPSSSGSNITPYRFVGRYEDDFPLRKTASEPNLLKIRLKQRMFDRRNNPIARPKERFGNRVSKLAIETSPSGSTPGSGPNSPPILIPNCRNSPSTGATTPIKEEGEISFGHMSNNKSDQSSSVADISALYTSPSMPNISLGRPPSNSDGSKLSSVSEAEVRAAFTARLGAPLTGQMLSSTLPYYPTLPVMDTSQSFIQKQMRSLESRQTTTIPSFHPAPITDTQVAHARLNKAGHRPLGRTQSAPLPLGHPMLNSTVPGQQLSVHYEDYELPLQQLSTHYLKQQIRHTVLTRAGSRAHLANNSSLINEDQEDNAKVIDLTGGPRTSTDNGLKNKSQSFLQQQRDLMMRQTSQSNDISLLANRNTHVTLPLVRTYSSPLDATVSTGGINSDTSTSSSSPYLSSTSLNSSGTKLSAPHRPNTGLAFDSLMLKHACKCGNNAIHPEHSGRLQSVWARLIETGLARRCDKLRPRKATIEELQTCHTEPHTLLFGTNLASRQKMDSSKLAELPVKALVRLPCGGLGVDSDTTWNELHTAPAARMAVGCVIDLAFKAALGDIKNGFAIVRPPGHHAEANQAMGFCFFNSIAVACRLLQQRQAVRRILIVDWDVHHGNGTQQIFYDDRSVLYLSIHRHDEGNFFPGTGAPGECGAGSGLGYNVNIAWSGGLQPPLGDAEYLAAFRTVVMPIARDYAPEIILVSAGFDAASGHPAPLGGYNVTPACFAYMTQQLMQIADGKVILSLEGGYDLTAICDSAEECVRALLEDDVTPIVQSELHRTPCQNAIKTLQKTIAIQLPHWPVLKKLAHTVSCSAVEATLCEENETVSAMASLSMTRHRIQSSEPSEEPMEEDCEDDK comes from the exons aaatgaCTCGTGAATCAATAGTAAGCAGTTACAATACTGAAGATGCATTGGGGGACAGGCCATTGGAATTAGTTCAACCTACTAATCATGTCCACGAACACACAATACATCATCAAATATTGGAG ttaaaaaagcaACAACAACttcaacaacaatatttattggAACAATTCCAAGCTCAACAACAACAGTTAGCCGAGCAACACGAACAACAACTCCGGCAACAtcttaaa acaTGTGTTATGCAGGATTTATGGGAAAAAAAACGGGAACTTGAAGAAAAAGAACAGCGTGAAAAAAAGGAAGAAGAAAAATtggaaaccataaaaaaaaaagaaaaacatgaaCAAAGTGCTATTGCGTCATCCGAagttaaacaaattttacag GGGTTTCTGCTGAGTAAAAAACATCGAGAAGCAGCATCAAGCAGCTCTATACAATCCCAACAATCATACCATAGTTG GGGTATCTTACAATCTCAGCAGTCGGAACCAAACGTAATGCCTAGTAGTTTAAGTCCATCATCTAGTGGGTCAAATATTACACCGTATAGATTTGTTGGGCGGTACGAAGATGATTTTCCTCTTAGAAAaacag CGTCCGAACCGAATTTGCTCAAAATCAGATTGAAACAGCGCATGTTCGACAGACGTAACAATCCAATCGCACGGCCCAAAGAAAGATTCGGCAACAGAGTGTCTAAGCTCGCAA tagaGACATCGCCGTCGGGTAGCACCCCCGGTTCTGGACCTAATTCTCCTCCTATACTCATACCAAATTGTCGAAATTCACCTTCAACTGGAGCCACAACTCCAATTAAAgaa gaaGGAGAAATTTCATTTGGACATATGTCTAATAATAAATCAGACCAAAGCAGTAGTGTTGCTGATATATCTGCATTATATACAAGTCCTTCAATGCCTAATATATCACTAGGTAGACCACCATCAAATtcg GACGGATCAAAATTATCGTCTGTTTCGGAAGCTGAAGTCCGTGCTGCGTTTACTGCAAGATTAGGTGCACCACTTACTGGTCAAATGTTGTCAAGTACATTGCCATATTATCCTACACTTccag TAATGGATACATCTCAAAGTTTCATTCAAAAACAAATGCGAAGTCTCGAGTCCAGACAAACTACTACTATTCCATCATTTCATCCTGCACCTATTACTGACACTCAAGTGGCACATGCTAGGTTGAATAAAGCTGGGCACAGACCACTGGGTCGTACGCAGTCAGCACCGCTACCTCTTGGGCATCCAATGTTGAACAGCACTGTACCAGGTCAACAACTAAGTGTTCATTATGAAGATTACGAATTACCACTTCAGCAACTTAGCACACATTATTTGAaacaa caaattcgTCATACCGTTTTGACTCGAGCTGGAAGTCGGGCTCATTTGGCTAATAACAGTAGTTTAATTAATGAAGACCAAGAAGATAATGCAAAG GTGATTGATTTGACTGGTGGTCCAAGAACATCCACAGATAatggtttgaaaaataaaagtcaaTCATTTTTACAACAACAACGTGACCTAATGATGCGACAAACATCTCAATCCAATGATA tttcaCTTTTAGCAAATCGGAATACACATGTTACTCTTCCTTTAGTTAGAACATATTCCAGTCCTTTAGATGCTACCGTAAGTACAGGAGGCATTAACTCTGACACATctacatcatcatcatcaccatACCTTTCATCTACTAGCCTTAATTCTTCTGGCACTAAACTATCAGC TCCACACCGGCCTAATACTGGTCTAGCATTTGACAGTTTGATGTTGAAACATGCTTGCAAATGTGGCAACAACGCTATACATCCAGAACATAGTGGACGGCTTCAAAGTGTTTGGGCTCGATTGATTGAAACAGGATTAGCTAGACGATGTGATAAGTTGAGACCACGCAAAGCTACAATCGAAGAATTACAGACATGCCATACTGAACCGCACACTCTTTTATTTG gTACAAACCTTGCGAGTCGTCAAAAAATGGATAGTTCTAAATTAGCAGAATTGCCAGTAAAAGCATTGGTACGATTGCCTTGCGGTGGATTAGGTGTAGATTCTGACACTACATGGAACGAATTGCATACAGCACCAGCTGCTCGTATGGCTGTTGGTTGTGTTATTGATTTGGCTTTTAAAG ctgCCCTGGGTGATATAAAAAATGGCTTTGCTATTGTACGTCCACCTGGTCATCATGCGGAAGCTAATCAAGCTAtgggattttgtttttttaattcaattgcTGTTGCTTGTCGTCTGTTACAACAAAGGCAAGCCGTACGACGTATACTTATTGTTGATTGG gatGTTCACCATGGTAACGGTACACAACAAATTTTCTATGACGATAGAAGTGTTCTATATTTATCTATTCATCGACATGATGAAGGTAACTTCTTTCCAGGAACTGGTGCACCTGGTGAG tgtgGAGCTGGCAGTGGTCTAGGATACAATGTGAATATTGCATGGAGTGGTGGTCTACAACCTCCACTAGGTGATGCTGAGTATTTAGCAGCTTTTCGAACAGTAGTAATGCCTATTGCTCGG GATTATGCTCCAGAAATCATTTTGGTATCCGCTGGTTTTGATGCGGCTTCAGGTCATCCAGCTCCATTGGGTGGTTATAATGTAACCCCTGCTTGCTTTGCTTACATGACACAACAGTTAATGCAAATTGCAGATGgaaag GTAATTTTATCATTAGAAGGAGGATATGATCTGACTGCAATATGTGACAGTGCAGAAGAATGTGTACGTGCACTGCTTGAAGATGACGTAACACCAATTGTACAGTCTGAGCTTCATCGGACCCCTTGTCAAAACGCcataaaaacattacaaaaaaccATCGCAATtcag TTGCCTCACTGGCCTGTGTTAAAAAAACTAGCACACACAGTATCGTGCAGTGCTGTGGAAGCTACTTTATGTGAAGAAAACGAAACAGTTAGTGCTATGGCTTCATTATCAATGACCAGGCATAGAATTca aagTTCAGAACCTAGTGAAGAACCAATGGAAGAAGACTGCGAGGATGATAAATAG
- the LOC100167876 gene encoding histone deacetylase 4 isoform X3: MSDDHSEPNSKITDNIKSIRSIEISSAFTQLSQKTEMTRESIVSSYNTEDALGDRPLELVQPTNHVHEHTIHHQILELKKQQQLQQQYLLEQFQAQQQQLAEQHEQQLRQHLKTCVMQDLWEKKRELEEKEQREKKEEEKLETIKKKEKHEQSAIASSEVKQILQGFLLSKKHREAASSSSIQSQQSYHSWGILQSQQSEPNVMPSSLSPSSSGSNITPYRFVGRYEDDFPLRKTASEPNLLKIRLKQRMFDRRNNPIARPKERFGNRVSKLAIETSPSGSTPGSGPNSPPILIPNCRNSPSTGATTPIKEEGEISFGHMSNNKSDQSSSVADISALYTSPSMPNISLGRPPSNSDGSKLSSVSEAEVRAAFTARLGAPLTGQMLSSTLPYYPTLPVMDTSQSFIQKQMRSLESRQTTTIPSFHPAPITDTQVAHARLNKAGHRPLGRTQSAPLPLGHPMLNSTVPGQQLSVHYEDYELPLQQLSTHYLKQQIRHTVLTRAGSRAHLANNSSLINEDQEDNAKVIDLTGGPRTSTDNGLKNKSQSFLQQQRDLMMRQTSQSNDISLLANRNTHVTLPLVRTYSSPLDATVSTGGINSDTSTSSSSPYLSSTSLNSSGTKLSASPHRPNTGLAFDSLMLKHACKCGNNAIHPEHSGRLQSVWARLIETGLARRCDKLRPRKATIEELQTCHTEPHTLLFGTNLASRQKMDSSKLAELPVKALVRLPCGGLGVDSDTTWNELHTAPAARMAVGCVIDLAFKAALGDIKNGFAIVRPPGHHAEANQAMGFCFFNSIAVACRLLQQRQAVRRILIVDWDVHHGNGTQQIFYDDRSVLYLSIHRHDEGNFFPGTGAPGECGAGSGLGYNVNIAWSGGLQPPLGDAEYLAAFRTVVMPIARDYAPEIILVSAGFDAASGHPAPLGGYNVTPACFAYMTQQLMQIADGKVILSLEGGYDLTAICDSAEECVRALLEDDVTPIVQSELHRTPCQNAIKTLQKTIAIQLPHWPVLKKLAHTVSCSAVEATLCEENETVSAMASLSMTRHRIHSEPSEEPMEEDCEDDK, translated from the exons aaatgaCTCGTGAATCAATAGTAAGCAGTTACAATACTGAAGATGCATTGGGGGACAGGCCATTGGAATTAGTTCAACCTACTAATCATGTCCACGAACACACAATACATCATCAAATATTGGAG ttaaaaaagcaACAACAACttcaacaacaatatttattggAACAATTCCAAGCTCAACAACAACAGTTAGCCGAGCAACACGAACAACAACTCCGGCAACAtcttaaa acaTGTGTTATGCAGGATTTATGGGAAAAAAAACGGGAACTTGAAGAAAAAGAACAGCGTGAAAAAAAGGAAGAAGAAAAATtggaaaccataaaaaaaaaagaaaaacatgaaCAAAGTGCTATTGCGTCATCCGAagttaaacaaattttacag GGGTTTCTGCTGAGTAAAAAACATCGAGAAGCAGCATCAAGCAGCTCTATACAATCCCAACAATCATACCATAGTTG GGGTATCTTACAATCTCAGCAGTCGGAACCAAACGTAATGCCTAGTAGTTTAAGTCCATCATCTAGTGGGTCAAATATTACACCGTATAGATTTGTTGGGCGGTACGAAGATGATTTTCCTCTTAGAAAaacag CGTCCGAACCGAATTTGCTCAAAATCAGATTGAAACAGCGCATGTTCGACAGACGTAACAATCCAATCGCACGGCCCAAAGAAAGATTCGGCAACAGAGTGTCTAAGCTCGCAA tagaGACATCGCCGTCGGGTAGCACCCCCGGTTCTGGACCTAATTCTCCTCCTATACTCATACCAAATTGTCGAAATTCACCTTCAACTGGAGCCACAACTCCAATTAAAgaa gaaGGAGAAATTTCATTTGGACATATGTCTAATAATAAATCAGACCAAAGCAGTAGTGTTGCTGATATATCTGCATTATATACAAGTCCTTCAATGCCTAATATATCACTAGGTAGACCACCATCAAATtcg GACGGATCAAAATTATCGTCTGTTTCGGAAGCTGAAGTCCGTGCTGCGTTTACTGCAAGATTAGGTGCACCACTTACTGGTCAAATGTTGTCAAGTACATTGCCATATTATCCTACACTTccag TAATGGATACATCTCAAAGTTTCATTCAAAAACAAATGCGAAGTCTCGAGTCCAGACAAACTACTACTATTCCATCATTTCATCCTGCACCTATTACTGACACTCAAGTGGCACATGCTAGGTTGAATAAAGCTGGGCACAGACCACTGGGTCGTACGCAGTCAGCACCGCTACCTCTTGGGCATCCAATGTTGAACAGCACTGTACCAGGTCAACAACTAAGTGTTCATTATGAAGATTACGAATTACCACTTCAGCAACTTAGCACACATTATTTGAaacaa caaattcgTCATACCGTTTTGACTCGAGCTGGAAGTCGGGCTCATTTGGCTAATAACAGTAGTTTAATTAATGAAGACCAAGAAGATAATGCAAAG GTGATTGATTTGACTGGTGGTCCAAGAACATCCACAGATAatggtttgaaaaataaaagtcaaTCATTTTTACAACAACAACGTGACCTAATGATGCGACAAACATCTCAATCCAATGATA tttcaCTTTTAGCAAATCGGAATACACATGTTACTCTTCCTTTAGTTAGAACATATTCCAGTCCTTTAGATGCTACCGTAAGTACAGGAGGCATTAACTCTGACACATctacatcatcatcatcaccatACCTTTCATCTACTAGCCTTAATTCTTCTGGCACTAAACTATCAGC AAGTCCACACCGGCCTAATACTGGTCTAGCATTTGACAGTTTGATGTTGAAACATGCTTGCAAATGTGGCAACAACGCTATACATCCAGAACATAGTGGACGGCTTCAAAGTGTTTGGGCTCGATTGATTGAAACAGGATTAGCTAGACGATGTGATAAGTTGAGACCACGCAAAGCTACAATCGAAGAATTACAGACATGCCATACTGAACCGCACACTCTTTTATTTG gTACAAACCTTGCGAGTCGTCAAAAAATGGATAGTTCTAAATTAGCAGAATTGCCAGTAAAAGCATTGGTACGATTGCCTTGCGGTGGATTAGGTGTAGATTCTGACACTACATGGAACGAATTGCATACAGCACCAGCTGCTCGTATGGCTGTTGGTTGTGTTATTGATTTGGCTTTTAAAG ctgCCCTGGGTGATATAAAAAATGGCTTTGCTATTGTACGTCCACCTGGTCATCATGCGGAAGCTAATCAAGCTAtgggattttgtttttttaattcaattgcTGTTGCTTGTCGTCTGTTACAACAAAGGCAAGCCGTACGACGTATACTTATTGTTGATTGG gatGTTCACCATGGTAACGGTACACAACAAATTTTCTATGACGATAGAAGTGTTCTATATTTATCTATTCATCGACATGATGAAGGTAACTTCTTTCCAGGAACTGGTGCACCTGGTGAG tgtgGAGCTGGCAGTGGTCTAGGATACAATGTGAATATTGCATGGAGTGGTGGTCTACAACCTCCACTAGGTGATGCTGAGTATTTAGCAGCTTTTCGAACAGTAGTAATGCCTATTGCTCGG GATTATGCTCCAGAAATCATTTTGGTATCCGCTGGTTTTGATGCGGCTTCAGGTCATCCAGCTCCATTGGGTGGTTATAATGTAACCCCTGCTTGCTTTGCTTACATGACACAACAGTTAATGCAAATTGCAGATGgaaag GTAATTTTATCATTAGAAGGAGGATATGATCTGACTGCAATATGTGACAGTGCAGAAGAATGTGTACGTGCACTGCTTGAAGATGACGTAACACCAATTGTACAGTCTGAGCTTCATCGGACCCCTTGTCAAAACGCcataaaaacattacaaaaaaccATCGCAATtcag TTGCCTCACTGGCCTGTGTTAAAAAAACTAGCACACACAGTATCGTGCAGTGCTGTGGAAGCTACTTTATGTGAAGAAAACGAAACAGTTAGTGCTATGGCTTCATTATCAATGACCAGGCATAGAATTca TTCAGAACCTAGTGAAGAACCAATGGAAGAAGACTGCGAGGATGATAAATAG